ATTTCACACGTTTGATCTGTTTCTTACTGCGAGAATTTCCATTTCTCTGTTGGTTTGTGGAAGATTGGGGCAAATTCTTTTTGTCGTATTGTTTGTGGATTTTGCAACAAGATTGTAAGAATTACTgaattgttctttctttttcgtccTCAATTTGTGATTTACGGGAAGGATTTGATTAATTGTTGAAGAATCGGAGTGAGGTTTGTTCGGAATCTCAGTTCTGTGTTGATAACAGCGAAGCGAATTTGAGTTTGGTAGTTCACTGAAGTTTCTTCGGCTGCGATTGTCAATTTCGACGGTCAACTTTCGATTTAGGATAAAAGGTATGAGGAATTTATGTGTTGGTTtgtaatttattgttttgttttcctgttCGTGGATATCTGTTTCTTATTTGACTCATTTAGATGAATGAATGTTTGCTTCAGTGGCTGATTTCTGATATCTATTCAGGTTTTGAGTGttcttttctgtttgtttgcaggagtttttgttgttttaaggtttttttgttttccccaATTTGTGTGATGTTCATCAGAGGGTGATTGATTGCTGTTCATCATCTGGTTTGTTCAATTCATTTATCTGTGAGGATTTTGATTGAGAATCATTAAGGATTTTTGGTTTGGATTATGAATAGAGGAATGGATTCAGTGAAAGAACCAATGAGGAACGTTGAGAAGTGTTTAGATTCTCAGCTATGGCATGCTTGTGCTGGTGGGATGGTTCAAATGCCTTCTGTTAACTCTAAGGTGGTCTACTTTCCCCAGGGCCACGCGGAGCATGCTCAGGGGAATGTCGATTTTGGGAACGCTCGGATTCCTTCACTCATTCCTTGTAGGGTGTCTGCTACTAAATATATGGCAGATCTTGAAACGGATGAGATTTTTGCTAAGATAAGTTTGCTTCCATTGAGGAACAATGAATTCAATTTGGATGACGACTACGAGCTTCTTGGACACGATGATATTAGGAACCAGGAGAAACCATCCTCCTTTGCCAAGACATTGACGCAATCTGATGCGAACAATGGTGGAGGATTCTCTGTTCCTCGCTATTGTGCCGAGACTATCTTCCCTCCGTTGGATTACTCGGCAGAACCTCCTGTTCAGACCATTCTTGCCAAGGATGTTCATGGCGAGATTTGGAAGTTTAGACATATATACAGAGGGACTCCCCGTCGCCATCTTTTGACGACGGGGTGGAGTAATTTTGTGAATCAGAAGAAGCTTGTTGCAGGGGACTCGATTGTTTTCCTCCGGGCAGAAACTGGTGATCTTTGTGTCGGAGTTAGGCGAGCCAAGAGGGGAATTGGTTGCGGAATTGATTACTCACCTGGGTGGAACCCTGCAAATTCAGGCTCTTCACTTATGGGGTATTCTGATTTCATGAGGGAAAATGAAGGTAGAATGGTAAGACGACACTCAAACGGGAATCTTAACGGGAGAGTGAAGGTCGAATCCGTCATCGAAGCTGCAACGCTTGCTGCCAGTGGCAAGCGCTTCGAGATTGTGTACTACCCATGTGCTGGCACTCCAGAATTTGTTGTTAGGGCCTCTACTGTAAGATCTGCTATGCAAATTCATTGGTATTCTGCTATGAGATTTAAGATGCCTTTCGAAACCGAGGATTCGTCTCGGATAAGCTGGTTTATGGGAACGATATCTTCGATCCAGGTTGCCGATCCTGTTCGGTGGCCTGATTCTCCATGGCGAATGCTGCAGGTTAGTTTATTTCGTAAGCCTCGGAAAATCACTTCACTTCACTTCATTTGATGTTCTTGCTGCTAATTTTTGTCATGTCTCATTGTTCTTGTAGGTGTCATGGGATGAACCAGATTTACTACAAAATGTGAAGAGTGTTAACCCCTGGTTGGTTGAAGTGGTAGTAAACATGCCAGCAATCCATGTCTCCCCCTTCTTGCCACCAAGAAAGAAGCCACGTTATCCGCTTCAGGCCGAAACTGCTGTATTTGGTCACCTTCCGATGCCCTCGTTTTCGACTAATTTCTTCGAAGCAACCAACCCGTTTCAAAGCATTACGGCGAGCAACATTCCTGCAGGCATACAGGGAGCCAGGCATACTCAATTTGGACTCTCTTCATCCAACCTCCAAATCAGCATACCGCCTTTGAGACAGTTTCCTGCCGGTCTTAAGCATCTTGAAGGTGCCACTCCGATCCCTGTCGTCCGTGGCGAGGATAGCTTCGGAGGCACGAAAAGCCCTGATAATCAATCTCATTGGCTAACAGTGGGAAATCATATCCAAAGCTCAAAAGAAACCAAAGAGACAAAACCAGatcatatcatattgtttGGCCAACTCATTCTTCCTAATCAACAGAGTTCTAACAGCTCCTCTGGAGATACGACGAACGCATCCGATGCAAATCTAGAGAAAGCATCGAATCTTTCTGATGGTTCTGGCTTGTCCTCACAGCAGAACGGTTCACTGGACAATTCATCAGATGGAGGGTCTACGTCATACAACGGTCCGAACAAAACTGGTCTAAGCTTGGACATTGGTCATTGCGAGGTGTTTATGGAGTTGGAGAATGTCAGTCACACACTCGACCTGTCGGTCCTCGGATCATACGAAGAATTGTATAGAAAGCTCGGCAACATGTTTAGCGTAGGACGGTCAGAGATGCTGAATTCTGTTCTTTATCAGGATGCTCTTGGTGCTACAAAGCAAGCTGGAGATGAGCCTTTCAGGTAAATCCTCATTATCATTCATCTGATTATGTGGTCTAAAAGAGACTGTTAGATTCCGAGTTCTTACGACGTTTGATTTCTCGTTTTCGCAGCAAGTTTATGAGGACAGCACGAAGACTAACCATACTCGCAAATTCTCGAAGCAGATTCTCGAAGAAACGACAATATTAAAATGTCAGGAAAGGGAGCTTCTTTCCTACATTGTACAGTTGAACCATATGTTCtgtttgttgtttctttttttcttttcatttgttgcttatgggaaagcccaaatttTTGATCAGTTGCAGCTTGATATGCAGCTCAGCTGCTGCTCTGCTCCTTTGTTTTAACCCAGACAAGAACtggtcttgttttttttattgttgaaaACTCCATATTTTCTAGTAATGATTCTCCTTTTTGGTGCTCCCCATACTTATTGTTCGTATTTTGCTCAATATTACCGTGAAGAGGAGGTAGCTGATACCAAATTCAAGCAAAACATAACTAAGAAAGGCCTTTTAATCATGAAATGTtgacgtcggttggagagaggaacgaaatattctttataagggtgtgaaaacctctctctaatagatgcgttttaaaaactgtgaggctaacggcgatatgtaacgggtcaaagtggcttgaactgttataaatagtatcacATTGGCCCCTTGTTAAATAtaaggcagtgtgccagtgaggacattGGCTTCggagggaggtggattgtgagatcccacattggttggagagaccGAGGACATTGGGGTAGTgagccaacgaggacgctgggccccaagggaggtggactaTGAGATctgaggcagtgtgccagtgaagacgctggccccaaagagaggtggattgtgagatcccacattggttggagagaccGAGGACATaggggcggtgtgccaacgaagacgctgggccccaagagaggtggactgtgagatctgAGGCAATGTGCCACTAAGGATActggccctgaagggaggtggattgtgagatcccacattggttggagagaccGAGGACACtggggtggtgtgccaacgaggacgctgggctccaagacaggtggactgtgagatccgaCGTTGGTTGGAGACACTGAGGACGCTGGACTCCAAAGAAGGTGGTTAAAAAAGGGAactaaacattccttataaacaTGTGAAAACTCCTTCCTCCTAattgacgcgttttaaaactacgAGGTTGTCAggtaatacgtaacgggtcacaGACAATATCGTATGCGATTGTGCTGTTACAACAAGTGgacagaacaagaacaaaaacagaagGAAATGGTGTGGCGTGCTTTGAAtccatgaaaagaaaacacagaaaCAAACGTTGTTTGTCGGTGGGATGTTCACATGAGCTAAGCTCACAGCACCATCTCTCCAAAAGTCAAACCAAccaaaccaaccaaccaaacaAGAGGTGTCTTCCAAGAAAAGGCAAACCCAAACCCTAAGGCTGCCTTTATGGACTCTCTCACTCACATGGattttctcctctcttttttAACGCCAAAATCTCATTGGGgttctaaaaaaaacacatcttttttattgtttaacaAAACCCAGATCCAAGAATCCTCCATGGGGACAGCACCTGTACTTCAAAGTCAACTTTCTaaacataacttttttaaattactagtTTAGCCCTAAGAAATACGAAATTTAAACGAAGACCGAGTTGGAACAATTTCAGGGTTAAATTATGATTTCTTACTTAAATTAACAAAtgtattagaaataaattttaattgggTATAATATGACAtcaatcttttaattttgtgtttaataactCATGAATAAtttagacgtgttttaaaatcacttttttttcgGGAATCTCCCACCTTTATGCATTTTCTCCTCCCTctttatttaacaaatatgATGTCGggaaagtttttaaaattaaattataagtttagttctaaaaaatatgaattataaCGCTTTTAGGGTTAAATTACTAGTTTAACCCTAAGAAATACGAAGTTTAAATGCCTTGTAGAGTTAAACTACAAGTTTAATTAGCTCTAGAAGAATACGGAGTTGGAACGATTCCAaggtaaaattataatttcttacTTCAATTCACaaatatattagaaataaattttaatcgGGTATAATATGacattaatcttttaattttgtgtccataaataatttagtGATCTATTTGATACAAATCTGAAAATTTTagacataaaatattttcgagTGTTTAAGTCAGCTCAATTATCCTCGTAAACAATTGCTCATATGATTCGATTCCTCGTTGGCCTGAAAaccctttatttttaaagaaacttTGAATGTGATGGCCCAATAAACTATAGCATGAGACATTCGTGAAAAAGTATATAATGTTTAATAATCCAAGAGGGATATTGTATTTGATTATTATACAATAAGAtatttggagaagaaaaaacattagGGTTTAGACTTTACACCAAAACATCATATTCAAATAACAAATGTCAATTAGGATTAATGCACACAAAAATAATCTTAtgttaaatcataaaaatgtCTGCAACTAACTATATTTAAGTTttccaaaatataatttttttagttatattatatttaatgcttttattaaaataatattttttagtccGATCATAGCtcaactaatattttttaattgaaaccttaattttatttatagcaTACACTTGATgcactatttttctttttttttttttatagaaaaaagtACTTGATCCTTTTTTATATATCTAAgcggttattattattttagttataacgtttaaaagatgtttttttttttaacacaaataattcaatttaagaTCGTAAACATGCAAAGTGAGAGTAATAGAGATGGAAGAGGGAGAGTGATTACTATATAATCTTTAAAGATTAAACGAtaacaaagaaattagaattaaagAATGTTAACTAAACATGTTAAATGATGACATTATCGATATGACCAATATTGAAGAACTCGACATTATAATTTGCTTAAGTGACTTATGATAAGCGACTCGAGTCAAGTCAATCTTGTTGATACGATGTCAAACCATCGTTTCAAGAACCTTAGCGAAGTTTAGGCTCAAAGTTGTTCGCCTTTCTACGAGGTCGCTATAGCTTTTTTTTCTAACGAAGATTCGATCGTCTAACTTTTTAAGTTGTAAATACAAAACTTTAATCAATTAAACTGTCTTGACAAATCTTCGCAAGTAATTAAAAACGAGTtatgagagaagaaaaacaacctAACCGAAATGAACTATGAAAACAAATTGACTAAAGAATGTTATcctatcaaataaaattaaccattatCAACATAAGAATGCTACAAACAATACAAAGATTGCAAATGacatttaaaactaaaactattACTTAAAATTCGGTATGATTTACTCATCACATAATCTACATATATCTTACTAGATTCATAGCTATGGTGGAAAGAAGCCCAAAACCTAACGATGATGAACGAGTTACTCGAGACCTAAAAATCACCGACATATTATTCTCCAATTTAAAGGGCAACATGTAGAGTAATTATTCGATTCTTCCAATTCTCTATAAGATAGCAAGAAAAGGCACATGGTGTTCATATTGAATTGCAGAAGAAACCAATGAAGAATCACCTAATGATGTAGACATTTCTCTTACATCCAACAAATAAATGTTGttgtcaaaataaaacaatacataatgataaaaaaaaaaaatgttccatGACGTTGACCCTTGGTGATGACTATGAACCTcacaactaattaaaaatcaagCCTAGTTCTCATAGACCCAGCTTGCTCTTTCCTGGCAGTAATACTCGACACTTTGTTTAAAGTTTCAAATGGACAACTTAGTATAACACAcatatataatctttttttttttaagaacttaaaaaatagatcaaaattattcatttgCAGACAGAATTCGAATCTTCAAACAATGATTCTGTGGCCTCCATcctaattattcaaataaatgaggCAACAAGGAAAGTAATAGAAAAAATCATAGGATCGAGAATGACAGTTCATCTCTAGGACCATATTGTTCCATTGTCGTCTAtatagttttttcaaaatgaaaacacaAAACCAAACAGGCCTTagaacataaatataatagaAGTTACCACACATAATATCACCGAATAAGCAGTTTGATTGCATTACATGAAACTTGCGAGTTTGATTCTGAAACAGTCATAATAATATATGCTTATTataatacaaattaaacaGGGAACCCCGTACCACATCATTGAGCTGGCTAACGAGAGAGTGAAAGCAAAGCCCACGTATGGCTTTCCATGCCCTGCATCAAGTGAACAAAACAGGCAAAATCAGCGACCATGTACAAGACAACTTTTTCCAAGTGGAAAGCAACCATGCGTAGTATCTTAAGCCTGATACATGccataaaatatcattataatGCTAATGAAAGGAGTTCAATGCAATATTTGACCGCAGACCAGGCAAATAATCGATGATACCAACCATATGTAGTTGTGTTCTTAACTAGAAGAGAACACATTCATCCAGTAAGGCTTCCTAAATGAAGAgtccaaaagaaaaacttcACCTCCTtaagaaattttctttccaagtAGAGTTGCAATCGACCAGTCCTAGTGTCCCAATAGTTTAGAGtgctttgattcttttttgaaagagaTTTAGAAATGGAATTTTGACTAAGATTTCTCTATTTGTTGCAAATCCTCACAAGTTTAGCCATTTGGAGGGGTGAAGTTATCTCCAAATcagggagagagggagagaaagtAAGGGATAACGAATTCTAACTGTAAATCAGCGTTTGAGGCATTTAGAAGAACTTTCCCCACCCACTTGTCTCTATTTGGCACAAAATAGTTGCCAGAAAAATATCCCCTCCACATTGTTCGTGTGTGGCTCACAGATGATCTTCATCTGGTTCATATGGCAGAAATTTTTACCTACTTTCTGGCATTTCCTTGATGTGGTTTCAAGAAAAATGGCTTTAGTGAAACATGGCATAAGTGAATATTAAGTTGTACCAGCAAAGATGCAGTTTTCAATGTTATTAAATGGCAAACCTTTCGGGAGAgtgaaaaccttgaggggataAATACAGGATGATTCGTTATTATGTTTTCTAATAGGCCTGAACGGGTGGATGTTTTGAGGAAACTGTTGATTAAAGGTTGCAACGAGCAAGCTTACTGATAACTCCACCATACAAAAAGATAAGGAGGTAAATGAATTTCATTGGTAAGGTACAAGGATATAAAGAAAGCCTTCCCACCAATAACTTTTATCAGGTAAAAACGGTTTTGCAAGATCCATTAGATTATCGATCATGGATGATGAATGACTCATTATTTGATCCAACATGGTTATATAAGACACCATGGTCAATCCATGATTTCATCTTTAAATGACTTGGAATTGTTATGAAAGAACTAGTTGAACAAGAGCAGGAGACTTCGCAACTTAATTCAGAAGCAGTCCCCTACATGGACGAAgtcaaaaatttatttttccaaaagcTTTCCACTTAGCCGTCTTGACTTTGGGAACTCTACAAAGGACTTCCTATGTCACCTAGAATGAACCATTCTCCAAATAAAGACATAATGGATACATAGATAGAGAAATGAGCAAATTGCTACAACAACACAAGATTCATCTAGATTCTAGCACCTTTGTTTTCACCAATTCCTTTGATATCTAATCTGCAACAGCTAAAGCATGCATAAtcaatcataaattaatacttatccacaaaaaagaaaattgttaaCTATATGTACTTTCACATTAAAAGTGTTCTTTCTCCATTAGACTCTGTCATCATCAAACTTCAATTGGCATTTTACAGTAACAGGAATTGGAAGTACGAGGAAAATCTACAAGATGAAGATATTAAAATCTCTACTGCAAGACAGATTATAACAAAAATTGGCAAGGTTCTCGATTATTTTTACATCTCTACTCTAAACAACCAGAGTTGAATAACCGCAACAAAACGTCGCCCTAAAAGGCTATCAAACAAGATTATAAAAATACCACACTTTCTCTCTTTATCCAGTTCAAAATTCATGGATGGAATCATTAATTTCATAACGGAGTAGGACTCGAAcatcaaaatctcaaaaatcATAACCTTCAACACAAAGTTCCAGGAAAAATCCAAcatgataaaaagaaataaacttcattccatacaaaaataaaatatccagAGCGATCAGAAAATTACTTAATTGTAGTAGAGTTCAAGGCCCATGCCATCGTGGACTTCGTAATCCCTCAGAGTAATATGATCCTTGTAGATATTGTACCATTTCTGAATCCGAATCTTCTCGGCTCTAGTCCCAGTCTGAGCAGCCACAAGCTTCTTCAAGTCGCCGATGGTGTCGTCCTCGTTGCACTTCACTCTCACCTTCTTCCCCAGACGATCGTTCAGCACCACCtcgatcatcttcttcttcttcttcctcttcttctttccccCAAGAAAGTAAAACCCTAGGTCGTCTCAGAGTTCAACAGAGCAGAATTCCAAAGTAAAGAGAGAATTTTCGTACGcgttcattttttataatatatttctaCCGCCATGGAAAACCCGGGTCAATGGCGTTGACTCGGTCATCAAATAGTTGAATAGAATACGACGTCGTTTCACTTTCATAcccatttaattaaatggcACGAGACCGAATAAATATGTAATCATAGGTCgaatattccttttttttttttttcatttttgataaaagttttttatatataattttcacgttattattattttattttattatgtaatataattatatatatatatgtatgtatgtaatCATGAGGTCTCGATTTGCCCCAGCTTGGTGAATTTCATTTCCGCGCAACGACATTGTTTGTATGCCCCTTATCGTTCTCGCTCAGTGTTTACAACGGCTGGGGAGGCAGTCGTAGAAGCGAAGCCTATCTCCACACCAACCATCAAATACGACCTTCTCAAAGATTTAGAAACTCTTCGATCGTCTTCATGTGGCATTTGTGTCTGACATGTTGGAtgacattggctaatttagggaatgattatgaattttataatcaaagaatactatctccattattggtatgaggccttttgagaataccaaagcaaagccacgagagcttatgctcaaagtggacaatattataccattgtggagagtcgtgtttatctaacttggtatcagagctatgtCATAAACTTAGTATTGTAAGCCTCGAaagcatagtaaaaaatgactaaaagttcaaaagaaaataagtcgagcctcgattaagggaagacgtactttgttcgaggggaggtgttggatgaaagtcccacatcggctaatttagggaatgatcatgagttttataatcaaataatactatcttcattggtacgagacttCTCGGTGAAGCCCATAACAAAGACATTTTGTTGGTTAACTAAAAATAGTGAGCCACAAAAAAATCTCCAACGATactaaagaataaaaatcaGGCCAGTTCTACGAAGCCaagtatttattaatttaaagcCACCAGAGAACAGGACGGCGGAAGAAAGTTGGGAATCATTGCTAACTCCGCACTGCTGAGTAGCTTCTCTAGCTCAATTTTTCTTCGAGGAGAAACGAATCTCTGCTCTCTCAATGGCAGGTACAATTCGTTTTCATATTCTAACGCTACTTTTTGTTGGACAATCTGGAATTGGTATAATCGTATAATTTCCCCGacatttgtttctttctgaTTCGGTTTCAATTCTGAAAACCACTATGCAATCGATGGTAATCGAGTCTGGGATAAATCAGTCGTTCTGTGACGTTTTCGTTGAAAACAATTATATCGATGTGCAAAGTGAAGAGTATTATTAAgcttttgatttaatttcttgtttgttcGTCGATTTTTCTTCGCCAGAAAATCGTCTGTGATTGGATTTTGAAATTGGGCAGGAGTTTAAAATAGAAGTGAGCTATGAgctttatagttttttttttagcataaTAGATGTGGAGgtgagaatttgaatttttgatcTCAAGGGAAGGAATAGATTCTTTAACCCCTGAACGATGCTCATGTTGGCAGCCTAGGCTTTATAGTTCACATGGAATCTATTTTGAGATTTGGGTGGTAGATTAGCGTTTTGACAATCCTTTTCAACAGGCTTTTATTGTCATGACCGATCAAAGTTTCTGCTTATAGTTTTGCTCAAATAGCTGCTCTTGATTCTGCATCGCTTCAGATTTCTCAAACCAATCCATGTCGAGTTTCTTCCCGTATGAAATGAGGAATTGAATGTAGCAAAAACTAGTAAAATTTCAGCAAAAGGACCCTCACAGTTTCACTCCATTCCCAGACCATATTTTTACAGTACGGAGATGTTAAGCTTCGATATGTAGCCGACgagatttgaatgattttagACCATACTCATGGCTTGCTCCTTTTTAGTTAACGCAACAAAAACGGAGGAGAGGCATGTAACtaattgttataaaattattgtatgTGTTAACAAGGAAGCCCGAAGGCTGTTCCAAACCTGTCAGGGAAGATGCCAACCATATTAAGATTAAGTTTCCTCTGTGTTTGTAGCCTAAATAAAATGCTCAATGGCCTGAAGCTTCCACTTCAGGAATAATGTGACTGTTAACATTATAGATTAATATTCTATGAATACTGAGTCTACAAATTGTAAATTTCTATGCAGCAATTTCAGGGAAGGTTTTCCAAAATATTAATCTATCACAGTGCTACCACCAGTCTAGACAGTTCAGCGACCAATATCGAAGGGACTGTTTTTCCCGTTTTAACTTGCTTCCCTTTGATGGAGGGAAGGTTGCATGGACTGGCACGTCATCCATGCAGCTGCGCACCTTTTCCACACACcagataaattttattaatcgaGGACCTGTTCACTGCAATGGTCTGTTCTAGACTCTCACTATCCAGGTTGACATCAAGCGTCAAAC
This genomic window from Cucurbita pepo subsp. pepo cultivar mu-cu-16 chromosome LG01, ASM280686v2, whole genome shotgun sequence contains:
- the LOC111776817 gene encoding auxin response factor 16-like; amino-acid sequence: MNRGMDSVKEPMRNVEKCLDSQLWHACAGGMVQMPSVNSKVVYFPQGHAEHAQGNVDFGNARIPSLIPCRVSATKYMADLETDEIFAKISLLPLRNNEFNLDDDYELLGHDDIRNQEKPSSFAKTLTQSDANNGGGFSVPRYCAETIFPPLDYSAEPPVQTILAKDVHGEIWKFRHIYRGTPRRHLLTTGWSNFVNQKKLVAGDSIVFLRAETGDLCVGVRRAKRGIGCGIDYSPGWNPANSGSSLMGYSDFMRENEGRMVRRHSNGNLNGRVKVESVIEAATLAASGKRFEIVYYPCAGTPEFVVRASTVRSAMQIHWYSAMRFKMPFETEDSSRISWFMGTISSIQVADPVRWPDSPWRMLQVSWDEPDLLQNVKSVNPWLVEVVVNMPAIHVSPFLPPRKKPRYPLQAETAVFGHLPMPSFSTNFFEATNPFQSITASNIPAGIQGARHTQFGLSSSNLQISIPPLRQFPAGLKHLEGATPIPVVRGEDSFGGTKSPDNQSHWLTVGNHIQSSKETKETKPDHIILFGQLILPNQQSSNSSSGDTTNASDANLEKASNLSDGSGLSSQQNGSLDNSSDGGSTSYNGPNKTGLSLDIGHCEVFMELENVSHTLDLSVLGSYEELYRKLGNMFSVGRSEMLNSVLYQDALGATKQAGDEPFSKFMRTARRLTILANSRSRFSKKRQY
- the LOC111808931 gene encoding ubiquitin-like protein 5, yielding MIEVVLNDRLGKKVRVKCNEDDTIGDLKKLVAAQTGTRAEKIRIQKWYNIYKDHITLRDYEVHDGMGLELYYN